From the genome of Nicotiana tabacum cultivar K326 chromosome 17, ASM71507v2, whole genome shotgun sequence:
CAAGCACTGACTTTGCATGCGAAACCGCCTCACTATCTTCTGCAACACACGAAGCAGATCCGCATGTGAAGGGGGAAATTTTCTCAGATGATGCTGAGATGGAAAGACTAGAGCATGCTGCCACCAAAGCACAAGCAGCCTTTAGGGGTTACTTGGTATTGTTTAATAGCAGAATTTACAACTTTGATCTCTAAAGAAAGTCCGTACGGTCTATTAAGAGTTTAATTTGATATTCAAGATTTGAGGTATTCACTATAATGGATCGTGTCTCTCTAGATCGTGGAACAGTTTGAATGTTTATGCACATAATGTCTAAAATCTGTAGGGGTTTAGAGCCTTTGTTTCTGCTTAATTGAGGCAGTAGAAGTTATGTGATCCTCTATAAAGACATTGCTTGTGTGGCACTAGGGTTCCTAATTATCTGCTTGTGTAAATTAATTCTGCATTAGAGCCTTTTGTGTTTAAGTCAAATAGTCAATTGTCATTTTTTGCAAACCAGCATAATTTCTTTACAGACGCATAGCTTTAGGTAAAACCCACTAGTTGGACTTAAAAACTGAAGAAGCTTAGATGTTtcttccttttctaatttcaaaGCATGATCCACCTTTCAATTGTTCTTTTTGCTATGTCCTTATCCACTGGTAACTTTCCTCAGGCTCGTCGGGCTTTTCGAGCTCTCAAAGGCATCATAAGGCTACAAGCACTTATTCGTGGACACTTGGTTAGGAGGCAAGCAGTTGCTACTCTACGCTGCATGCAGGCGATTGTCAGGATTCAGGCATTAGCTCGTGGTCAAAGTGTTAGACTCTTACATTCTGGGAATCAGCTGGTTAGAAAGTATAGTTTTGGAGAACTTAAGGTAACTCTTGCAATACAATCTACGATGCTTTTCTTCACCTTGCTTGCTTGTATTCtcgtttccttttttttttcctcttataAAAGCATAGGCATAAGGACAAGATGGAGTTGATATTTACTAGGATAGATGAGGAGTTAGTTTGACTTCAATATTATTCTCGTAGCGAGTTTAACTAACCTGTAACACTTTAGTGATAGAAGAAGTATAGCGAAGAATAATGTAattgattttcatgtttttaatAGTGTGTCAAAACACTTGGGACAATCCAAAAGAGGAAGTGCACATAAAATTGGACGATCCGAAAAAGGAAGTGCAGAGTTataaaaaagaaattttggatttgtttacatcaaatatttttttgacttttgttatAATACAAGACGAGTATCTGCTACTgcttttcttttcccattttgtcAGCTTTGACGGATTGTAGTAGTATCTATTTTGCACTTATTCATGTTGGTAAAAATTGTTTTGGCTATTGACTCTGTGTACCATGTGTTCTTTGTTTAACCAGAATCCTGAGCAGAGGCCTTCAAAACTGACAGCTAGTGCATTTCCACATAAGGTATTGTTGACCTCCCTGCGCCGTTGTTAACTAACAAGTTATTGTTGTATTACAGGGTTTTCCTGTTAGgtgttgtttcttttctttttctttttccccttttggccCTAGGTTGGTGTTGCGTTGAAGATCTGTGTGGCTGATAATATATATGGTTtgagttagaaaaagaaaatgtTACTTTATCCTTTACTTTTGGGTGGTTTTATGGTTGAAGATGGGTCAGGGAGgtgccaaaatagagaaaaccACGTACAAGGAGATGGGTCTGGGAAGTTATTGAGCTTTATCTAAGGCTGAGGAACCTGGAAATGTCCCCAATGTGTAATTAAATGAAGGGGTGAGGGAAGATTAGTAAAACTGCAGGGATGCATCTTAGAAGGTCAGAAAGTCTGGTTTCTCTGATACAGGTTCAACATTCTATATATCCAGAGTGCAAAAGTGTTGCTGATTTTCGGCATTGGTTTCATTTACTGCAATGTGGCTGCAGAAGTTGTTCCTTTGTGCATTTGTCTTTTGCTGATCCTGTAACATTTTGCATTTGTCTTTTGCTGAAGTTGTTCCTTTGTGCTAGTTTTTTCTGAGAAAGTTGAACAAATGTGGTAGTAAATTCATCTTTAGTGCCTCAGTAGAGTGACTATGCTAGATGTTCAGCACTACAAAGGAAGAACTGGAAGTTGAGCTGAAGTTGCTTATCATGAAGAGATAATGTTGATTTGAATGACGAAGCCTGACCTGTAGTATGTGTATCACAAAGATCTAATGGATATCCGTTTACTACCTAAAGTTGATGTGAAGGTCAGAAAATCAACATAGGAAGTTGGAACAGATATCATTCCCTCCGTCAATGACGGTGTTTAGAGTACAAGAGTCAACTCATCTAATGTTTAGTACGATATCGAACATTTTTTAGTAATTTTGGAATATAATTTACGTATCTGGGAATTGCATGAAAAGTACTAAAATAACAAtcttttttaaacaaaaatatttGAACTGATCATTTAAAAACAGTTTGACTCAAATAGTAATAATCCAACCATTTGGGACTGTGAAGtaattcttattatttttatgatagcAAACAAAATTCTGTATTTGATGGTAATCTCTTGCTTGTTTTAGCTACTTATGGCAGTGCCAACAGCCATGCCCTTGAGCCTTCAGTATGATGCGTGTGAACCTAATTCAGCTTGGCAATGGCTTGAACGATGGTCACTATCTCGGTTTTGGGAACCACTTCCACAACCAAAGAAAGTTGTTGAAGCAAAGTCGCAGAAGAAACAGGGTAACAAGCAGAGTGTTGAAACAGAAGTAGTAAGATCAAAACGAAGTGTCAAGAAGGTTCTTACATCAGCAAATGGAGATGCTTATGCCGTAAGTTCCTCTGAACCAGAAAAAGCTAAACGTAACCCAAGGAAATTCTCACATCCTCACATAGAGCCAGTGCCGGATCAGCCTCAAAATGAACTTGAGAAAGTCAAGCGCAATTTAAGAAAAGTTTCTGCAGCTTTGGCAACACCTTCAGAAAGGACAGAAACAGAAACGGAAAAGGTACAACAAACTCCTAATCTGGCTCAggctcaagctcaagctcaagctcaagctcaagctcaagctaAAACATCAAAATCCTCAGCTCCAGATGTTGAACAAATAGTGGTTAATTCTTCTGAGAAAACGAGTGATTCAGCTCCTGAAATTGAGAAATTGGCTGTAACTGAAGCTCCTTTACCTGTAGCAGTGGATGAACCAAGTAATGAACTGCTTGATCATCCTACCACTAAGCAACAGCAATTGGAGGATGTTGGGAACACTGCAAACAGCCCAGTCGTCAACGAGGAGCTTAGCTCGATGGAAGATCACGCTGCCAAAGAAAGAACTAGGAGGAGGAAATCTCTTCCCACCAAGCAGGAGAATTCTGAGAATATTTCACAGAATACACCAAACGTGCCTAGTTATATGGCTGCCACTCAATCTGCTAAGGCAAAGCTTAAAGCTCAAGGATCTGCTAAGGTAAGTGAAGATGGAGCTGAAAATGGTTTTGTTCGGCGTCATTCTCTACCTTCCTCTACCAATGGCAAATTCAACACATCGTCACCTCGAGTACAAAGGCCAGTGCAAGCAAATGGAAAAGGTGGAAACAAGAACAGACCAATGTCATCCTCTAAAGATGGTAAGAAGCAATGAATAGGGACATTTTAGTTACAAGTTGGTCTTGTCACATGTTTCTTGCTATCTGAGATGATTGTTTTGTTTCCAATAGTGGGGTATGTAATGAAATTCCTGTAGGTTGATGCGAGTTTTCTCTCTCGGGCCTTCGTTATTTTGTGTTGCTTTGAAAAGTATGTGGTTACTTTTTCAAAAGGAAAGTATGCACGTACTTGTTTTTCTCAAGTAACTTATCAAAAGAACTTGTTTTTCTTTAGTGATATATGACAATTATTACTGTTTGGGTCCAGATTAGGTGCATCAATCTTCTTCCCTATCACACTGTCTTGGTTTACAGCAACAAAAGTCAATTTCTC
Proteins encoded in this window:
- the LOC107806063 gene encoding protein IQ-DOMAIN 31-like, with the protein product MGKSPAKWIKAVLFGKKSSKSHLSKDVTGEKKSSAKAPLGDLALNSPTLDPPVQNLDSGGECDQAGLEKGTSTDFACETASLSSATHEADPHVKGEIFSDDAEMERLEHAATKAQAAFRGYLARRAFRALKGIIRLQALIRGHLVRRQAVATLRCMQAIVRIQALARGQSVRLLHSGNQLVRKYSFGELKNPEQRPSKLTASAFPHKLLMAVPTAMPLSLQYDACEPNSAWQWLERWSLSRFWEPLPQPKKVVEAKSQKKQGNKQSVETEVVRSKRSVKKVLTSANGDAYAVSSSEPEKAKRNPRKFSHPHIEPVPDQPQNELEKVKRNLRKVSAALATPSERTETETEKVQQTPNLAQAQAQAQAQAQAQAKTSKSSAPDVEQIVVNSSEKTSDSAPEIEKLAVTEAPLPVAVDEPSNELLDHPTTKQQQLEDVGNTANSPVVNEELSSMEDHAAKERTRRRKSLPTKQENSENISQNTPNVPSYMAATQSAKAKLKAQGSAKVSEDGAENGFVRRHSLPSSTNGKFNTSSPRVQRPVQANGKGGNKNRPMSSSKDEKVLHPGWKR